From one Lolium rigidum isolate FL_2022 chromosome 4, APGP_CSIRO_Lrig_0.1, whole genome shotgun sequence genomic stretch:
- the LOC124649481 gene encoding WAT1-related protein At5g64700-like produces the protein MSSDAGKKAYVVAMVIQVIYTGMYVVSKAALDGGMNSFVFIFYRQAAATLLLVPLAIILERRNAPPMSLWLFTKIFLYALLGSTVSMNLHNLSLKYTSATVASATSNSIPVITFLFAVLLHLEAIKLRASSGAAKLAGVALCIAGVLVIALYAGPPLSPLNHHRAFAGHAHAGGGNKQGQWMKGTFLMLLANVTWSLWIVLQARLLKEYPNKLLATALQCLLSTAQSLALAAAATGGRRDVWRLRLDVGLVAVAYSGFVVTGVSFYLQAWCIEKRGPVFLAMSNPLGLLLTVFCSSFFLGEVVHLGSILGGVLLVAGLYSVLWGKSKELPPPPSPCPDHASAIICTVKQGSATSDGDMNMDGVKLEEKRIKLDSQV, from the exons ATGTCGTCGGATGCAGGGAAGAAGGCCTATGTTGTGGCCATGGTGATACAGGTGATCTACACCGGCATGTACGTCGTCTCCAAGGCGGCCTTGGACGGAGGCATGAATTccttcgtcttcatcttctaccGCCAGGCCGCTGCCACTCTTCTCTTGGTGCCGCTCGCCATCATCCTCGAGAG GAGAAACGCGCCACCCATGTCGCTGTGGTTGTTCACTAAGATTTTCTTGTATGCTTTACTTGG GAGCACAGTGAGCATGAACCTGCACAACCTCAGCCTCAAGTACACCTCCGCGACCGTGGCGTCCGCCACGAGCaactccatcccggtgatcacctTCCTCTTCgccgtcctcctccacctcgaaGCCATCAAGCTCCGCGCGTCCTCGGGCGCCGCGAAGCTGGCCGGCGTGGCGCTCTGCATCGCGGGAGTCCTCGTCATCGCCCTCTACGCGGGGCCGCCGCTCAGCCCACTCAACCACCACCGCGCCTTCGCCGGCCACGCGCACGCCGGCGGCGGGAACAAGCAGGGGCAGTGGATGAAGGGCACGTTCCTGATGCTCCTGGCGAACGTGACGTGGTCGCTCTGGATCGTGCTCCAGGCGCGCCTCCTCAAGGAGTACCCCAACAAGCTGCTCGCCACGGCGCTGCAGTGCCTGCTCAGCACGGCGCAGTCGctcgcgctggcggcggcggcgaccggcgggagGCGAGACGTGTGGAGACTTCGGCTGGACGTGGGGCTTGTCGCCGTGGCGTACTCCGGGTTCGTGGTCACCGGGGTGTCCTTCTACCTGCAAGCGTGGTGCATCGAGAAGCGCGGGCCGGTGTTCCTGGCCATGTCCAACCCGCTGGGCCTCCTGCTCACCGTGTTctgctcctccttcttcctcggcGAGGTCGTCCACCTCGGCAGCATCCTCGGCGGGGTGCTGCTCGTGGCAGGGCTGTACAGCGTGCTCTGGGGGAAGAGCAAggagctgccgccgccaccctcaCCTTGTCCAGATCATGCATCAGCAATAATCTGCACCGTGAAACAAGGATCGGCTACTAGTGATGGTGACATGAACATGGATGGGGTGAAGTTAGAGGAGAAGAGGATCAAGCTGGATTCACAGGTTTAG